A section of the Microbulbifer pacificus genome encodes:
- a CDS encoding aspartate aminotransferase family protein has protein sequence MNKSQLQQHDREHLLHPFTDFHDLGQQGTRLITSAEGVYITDIDGHKMLDGMSGLWCCNLGYSRREISEAIYEQLNRLPFYNSFFQCTTVPSIELADLLAEVTPAHMNNVFFTGSGSEANDTNLRIIRRYWDLKDLPEKRIIISRNNAYHGSTIGGASLGGMSGMHKQFQSLDYIEHIQQPYWFGEGGDMSPEEFGIYAARCLDEKIQELGPDKVAAFIAEPIQGAGGVIIPPETYWPEVKKVLDQYDILLVMDEVIFGFGRTGEWFGSDYYGVKPDLMTFAKAVTNGYFPLGGTMVSDRVADVIKSKGGEFTHGYTYSAHPAACMAGLATLNILREEKIIENVRDNTAPYLAKRWAELADHPIVGEARSLGLVGALELVKDKSSRARFDDKCTAGAVCRNMSIKNGLVMRATGDTMIIAPPLILTTGQIDELVEKARRALDDTAMAMA, from the coding sequence ATGAACAAGAGCCAACTACAACAGCATGACCGCGAGCACCTGCTGCATCCCTTCACCGATTTTCACGACCTGGGCCAACAGGGCACCCGTCTGATTACCAGTGCTGAAGGTGTCTACATCACCGATATCGACGGTCACAAAATGCTCGACGGTATGTCCGGTCTGTGGTGCTGCAACCTCGGCTACAGTCGCCGGGAGATTAGCGAGGCCATTTACGAGCAGCTGAACCGGCTGCCGTTTTATAACAGCTTTTTCCAGTGCACCACGGTGCCGTCCATCGAGCTTGCGGACCTGCTCGCGGAAGTGACGCCCGCGCACATGAATAACGTGTTTTTCACTGGCTCCGGTAGCGAGGCCAATGACACCAACCTGCGCATTATCCGCCGCTACTGGGATCTGAAAGACCTGCCGGAAAAACGCATCATCATCTCGCGCAATAACGCCTACCACGGTTCTACCATTGGTGGCGCCAGCCTTGGCGGCATGAGTGGAATGCATAAACAGTTCCAGAGCCTGGACTATATCGAGCATATCCAGCAGCCCTACTGGTTCGGTGAGGGCGGCGACATGTCCCCGGAAGAGTTCGGTATTTATGCCGCCCGCTGTCTGGACGAGAAAATCCAGGAGCTTGGGCCGGACAAGGTGGCGGCCTTTATCGCCGAGCCGATCCAGGGCGCCGGTGGCGTGATCATCCCGCCGGAAACCTACTGGCCGGAAGTGAAAAAGGTACTGGATCAGTACGACATCCTGCTGGTGATGGACGAGGTGATCTTTGGTTTTGGCCGTACCGGGGAGTGGTTTGGTTCAGACTACTACGGTGTGAAACCGGACCTGATGACCTTTGCCAAGGCGGTGACCAATGGCTACTTCCCGCTCGGCGGTACCATGGTGAGTGACCGGGTGGCCGATGTGATCAAGTCCAAGGGCGGTGAGTTCACCCACGGTTATACCTATTCCGCACACCCGGCCGCCTGTATGGCGGGACTGGCTACGCTCAACATCCTGCGGGAAGAAAAAATCATCGAAAACGTACGCGACAACACCGCGCCGTATCTGGCCAAGCGCTGGGCGGAGCTGGCGGACCACCCTATTGTTGGAGAGGCGCGTTCACTGGGCCTCGTCGGCGCTCTGGAACTGGTTAAAGACAAGTCCAGCCGCGCGCGCTTTGATGACAAGTGCACCGCGGGTGCCGTATGCCGCAATATGAGTATCAAGAACGGTCTGGTAATGCGCGCCACCGGCGACACCATGATCATTGCTCCTCCGCTGATCCTAACCACCGGGCAGATCGACGAGCTGGTCGAAAAGGCTCGTCGTGCGCTGGATGATACTGCCATGGCTATGGCGTAA
- a CDS encoding SIMPL domain-containing protein has translation MQKTLKLFSAGLLAGLVVFASGCGSDSDKRPSGTLISISSQGEASQAPDIANISAGVVTEASESSAAMQANAEQMDKLMKAIKKAGIADKDVQTSGINLMPRYDYQPNRERQLLGYQAHNTVSITVRKLDELSKVIDLLTAAGANQIHGPSFSIGEPEPLLAEAREKALKQAQARAKSYADALGTKVLRIVSISEGSHGGMPRPMMRAEMASAKDSASTPIAVGETSVSVNMELVFELAK, from the coding sequence ATGCAAAAGACTCTGAAACTGTTTTCCGCCGGCCTGCTTGCAGGCCTCGTTGTATTCGCTAGCGGCTGCGGCAGTGATTCCGACAAGCGCCCGTCCGGTACGCTGATTTCCATCTCCTCCCAGGGTGAAGCCAGCCAGGCCCCGGACATCGCCAATATTTCCGCCGGTGTTGTCACCGAAGCGAGCGAAAGCAGCGCGGCCATGCAGGCCAACGCTGAGCAGATGGACAAACTGATGAAAGCCATTAAAAAGGCCGGCATCGCAGACAAAGACGTACAAACCAGCGGCATTAACCTGATGCCCCGTTACGACTACCAACCCAACCGCGAACGCCAGCTACTCGGTTACCAGGCGCACAACACCGTCAGTATTACCGTGCGCAAGCTGGATGAACTGAGCAAGGTGATCGATCTGCTCACCGCCGCAGGCGCCAACCAGATCCATGGTCCCAGCTTCTCCATCGGCGAGCCGGAACCACTGCTGGCCGAAGCCCGTGAAAAAGCTCTGAAGCAGGCCCAGGCCCGCGCGAAATCCTATGCGGATGCCCTCGGCACCAAGGTACTCAGAATCGTGAGTATTTCTGAAGGCAGCCATGGCGGCATGCCACGGCCGATGATGCGCGCAGAAATGGCTTCCGCCAAAGACAGTGCCAGCACGCCGATTGCAGTGGGAGAGACTTCGGTTTCAGTGAATATGGAACTGGTATTCGAACTGGCGAAATAA
- a CDS encoding metal-dependent hydrolase family protein → MTTHLAKSYFVTRGFSRLLASVVLAWSSASSAENIAVHAGWLFDSERGRLHEKRTVHIVDDRVESVERGFTRRDGERVIDLSAFTVLPGLMDMHTHLAFEYGPRTYVETFTWNPADYTLRAVNTAERTLMAGFTTVRDLGDKENVTLSLRNAINRGDIVGPRVYTAGKSIATTGGHADPTNGYRQDLMGSSGPADGVVNGVASAREAVRQRYKDGADLIKITATGGVLSVAKSGQNPQFMQDELEAIVATAKDYGFTVAVHAHGKEGMERAIRAGVDSVEHGTYMDEETMALMREHGTWYVPTLMAGDWVTQKAAVEGFFPDMVRTKAAKIGPLIQDTFYRAHRKGVKIAFGTDTGVSRHGDNAKEFSLMVQGGMSPADAIRSATLNAAQLLKVEDQLGSIAAGKWADMIAVVGNPLEDITALERVRFVMKGGEVFKQPE, encoded by the coding sequence ATGACTACTCATCTAGCAAAATCGTATTTTGTAACGCGCGGTTTCAGCCGTCTGTTGGCAAGCGTCGTTCTCGCCTGGTCGTCGGCTTCAAGCGCGGAAAATATCGCGGTACACGCGGGCTGGCTGTTCGATAGCGAACGCGGCCGTCTGCACGAAAAGCGCACCGTACATATCGTCGATGACCGGGTGGAATCCGTTGAACGCGGGTTTACCAGGCGCGACGGCGAGCGCGTGATCGACCTGAGTGCGTTTACCGTGCTGCCGGGCTTGATGGATATGCATACCCATCTCGCCTTTGAATACGGCCCGCGTACCTATGTTGAAACCTTTACCTGGAACCCGGCCGATTACACCTTGCGCGCAGTCAATACCGCCGAGCGTACCCTGATGGCCGGGTTTACCACCGTGCGGGATCTGGGAGACAAGGAAAATGTCACCTTGAGCCTGCGCAATGCCATCAATCGCGGCGACATTGTCGGCCCGCGGGTGTACACCGCCGGTAAATCCATTGCCACCACCGGCGGCCATGCCGATCCCACCAATGGCTATCGCCAGGACCTGATGGGCAGCTCGGGGCCGGCCGATGGTGTGGTAAACGGCGTGGCCAGCGCCCGCGAGGCGGTGCGCCAGCGCTACAAAGACGGCGCGGACCTGATCAAGATCACCGCCACCGGCGGTGTGTTGAGTGTTGCCAAGAGCGGCCAGAATCCGCAATTCATGCAGGATGAGCTGGAGGCGATTGTTGCAACCGCGAAGGACTATGGGTTTACCGTGGCAGTCCACGCCCACGGCAAGGAAGGTATGGAGCGGGCGATCCGCGCCGGGGTGGATTCCGTCGAACACGGCACTTATATGGATGAGGAAACCATGGCGCTGATGCGGGAGCACGGCACCTGGTATGTGCCCACGCTGATGGCGGGGGACTGGGTCACCCAGAAGGCTGCGGTGGAGGGGTTTTTTCCGGACATGGTGCGCACCAAGGCGGCGAAAATTGGCCCTCTTATCCAGGATACGTTTTACCGTGCCCACCGGAAGGGGGTGAAAATTGCCTTCGGTACCGATACCGGGGTCAGCCGCCACGGCGACAATGCGAAAGAATTTTCCCTGATGGTGCAGGGCGGTATGAGCCCCGCCGACGCCATTCGTTCAGCCACCTTGAATGCCGCGCAACTTTTGAAAGTGGAAGATCAACTGGGCAGTATTGCCGCGGGTAAGTGGGCGGATATGATCGCGGTGGTTGGCAATCCACTGGAAGACATTACCGCGTTGGAGCGGGTGCGGTTTGTGATGAAAGGTGGGGAAGTTTTCAAACAGCCTGAATAG
- a CDS encoding glutamine synthetase family protein → MAAQEKYEPSEELLAASEAFLDAHPKLKWIEGFVFDINGVPRGKWLPSDSAHKLLGGGLQMPRSAVSLDIWGRDIEDNPLVFASGDSDGICMPVSSIHMAPWHREQTAQLHMQLFEADGTVLFADPRSQLQKVVARLERLGYKAVCATELEFYLLQEGADELGHPRPVSDNDSDLVPSTDVYDLSELDSQRHFFADVRAACEAQDIPADSIISEYSPGQFEINLLHCNDPVKVADQTLLFKRLLKGVARSHGLRVSTMAKLFGDLSGNGMHVHLSLEDKDGNNVFDDGSEEGTDLLRQAVAGMMATANDSMAIFAPHSNSYRRFQESTYAPLNLCWGYDNRTVTFRIPAGDCHARRIEHRIAGADVNPYLVLAAILAGVCHGLENRLQPPEPVEGDAYQLESEHQLVNTWSDAIDQFEESKLWKEYFDPEFVDLFVMLKRQELHEIAARVTDVEYESYLQRV, encoded by the coding sequence ATGGCAGCACAAGAAAAATATGAGCCGTCCGAGGAATTGCTTGCAGCGTCTGAAGCTTTTCTTGACGCGCACCCGAAACTGAAATGGATTGAGGGCTTCGTTTTCGATATCAATGGTGTACCCCGGGGCAAATGGCTGCCTTCGGATTCTGCACACAAATTACTCGGCGGCGGACTGCAGATGCCGCGCAGTGCCGTTAGCCTGGATATTTGGGGTCGCGACATAGAAGACAATCCGCTGGTCTTTGCCAGTGGCGACAGCGATGGCATCTGCATGCCGGTGTCGTCCATCCATATGGCGCCCTGGCATAGGGAGCAGACTGCACAATTGCATATGCAGCTGTTCGAAGCGGATGGCACCGTATTGTTCGCCGATCCCCGTTCTCAGCTGCAGAAGGTTGTCGCGCGACTAGAGCGTCTCGGCTATAAGGCAGTATGTGCCACCGAGCTTGAGTTCTACCTCCTGCAGGAAGGAGCCGATGAATTGGGGCATCCCCGGCCGGTCAGTGACAATGACTCCGACCTTGTTCCATCCACCGATGTTTACGACCTGTCTGAACTCGATTCCCAGCGGCATTTTTTTGCCGACGTGCGCGCTGCCTGTGAAGCCCAGGATATCCCCGCTGATTCGATCATTTCCGAGTATTCTCCCGGCCAGTTTGAAATCAACCTGCTGCACTGTAATGATCCAGTAAAAGTGGCGGATCAGACCCTGCTGTTCAAACGGCTGTTGAAGGGTGTGGCCCGCAGTCACGGCCTGCGTGTCAGCACCATGGCCAAGCTGTTTGGAGATCTCTCCGGTAATGGCATGCACGTGCATCTGAGTCTGGAAGACAAGGACGGCAATAACGTGTTTGACGATGGCAGCGAAGAGGGTACCGACCTGCTGCGACAGGCGGTCGCCGGCATGATGGCGACGGCCAATGATTCCATGGCGATTTTCGCGCCCCACAGCAATTCCTACCGGCGTTTCCAGGAGAGCACTTACGCGCCGCTGAACCTGTGCTGGGGTTATGACAACCGCACCGTAACCTTCCGCATTCCCGCCGGCGACTGCCATGCCCGGCGTATCGAGCACCGCATTGCCGGTGCCGATGTGAACCCCTATCTGGTACTGGCGGCTATCCTGGCCGGCGTATGCCATGGTCTGGAAAATCGCCTGCAACCGCCGGAGCCGGTTGAAGGCGATGCCTATCAACTTGAAAGCGAACATCAATTGGTGAACACCTGGAGTGATGCGATCGACCAGTTCGAAGAAAGCAAGCTTTGGAAGGAATATTTCGATCCTGAATTCGTCGATCTGTTTGTGATGTTGAAACGCCAGGAGCTACATGAAATCGCAGCCAGGGTAACGGACGTGGAATACGAGAGCTACCTGCAGCGCGTCTGA
- a CDS encoding OmpW/AlkL family protein, translating into MRTKSLLVPLAIAAASAATPALADFKGGDFIVRVGAAYMDLTDDALSRGDTFFVEDPIDPDAPLIPVTVDTFLDLDDDTTWFINGTLFVADHWAVELGYMDGADLDTNVVTSISAPDYGQWSAAGSIGSFDTNVSTLFVNWYPVCVESWVQPYVGIGVNYTDIDQDYLRTVDLSFVGPDGEVVRDPGGLVNFGSSFSWAAQVGVDIEFGRNANWLFNASAKYIDADPRVEIGFDAFEPVNGDGVSVRVNEDMEYDSWIFNLGVGYKFSF; encoded by the coding sequence ATGCGAACCAAGTCCCTTCTTGTACCACTGGCGATTGCCGCCGCGAGTGCGGCGACACCTGCGCTTGCCGATTTCAAAGGCGGAGATTTTATCGTCCGTGTCGGCGCTGCCTATATGGATCTTACTGACGATGCGCTTAGCAGGGGTGACACGTTTTTTGTAGAGGATCCGATTGATCCTGATGCTCCCTTGATTCCGGTCACCGTCGACACTTTCCTGGACCTCGACGATGACACAACCTGGTTTATCAACGGCACCTTGTTTGTGGCTGATCACTGGGCCGTTGAACTTGGGTATATGGATGGGGCGGACCTCGATACCAATGTGGTCACCAGCATTTCTGCTCCAGACTATGGCCAGTGGTCTGCGGCAGGCAGTATTGGCAGCTTCGATACCAATGTCTCCACGCTGTTTGTGAACTGGTATCCGGTGTGTGTTGAATCCTGGGTGCAGCCATATGTCGGTATTGGCGTTAACTACACCGATATAGATCAGGATTACCTGAGAACGGTTGACCTTTCGTTTGTTGGGCCAGATGGTGAGGTGGTCAGAGACCCCGGCGGTCTAGTGAATTTCGGCAGCTCATTTAGCTGGGCAGCTCAAGTTGGTGTGGATATAGAATTTGGCCGCAATGCCAATTGGTTGTTCAATGCATCCGCCAAGTACATCGATGCTGATCCCCGCGTGGAAATCGGTTTTGACGCATTCGAGCCGGTGAATGGGGATGGGGTCAGTGTTCGCGTAAATGAAGATATGGAGTACGACTCCTGGATCTTTAATTTGGGTGTTGGCTACAAGTTCAGCTTCTGA
- a CDS encoding VOC family protein gives MEYLHTMVRVTDLEKSLEFYCDKLGLYEVSRNDYEKGRFSLIFLAAPGDAESANGDKRPCLELTYNWDPETYSGGRNFGHLAYRVDNIYETCQRLMDMGVTINRPPRDGYMAFVRSPDNISIELLQKGEPLGPQEPWASMPNTGEW, from the coding sequence GTGGAATATTTGCACACAATGGTGCGAGTCACCGATCTCGAAAAATCTCTGGAATTTTATTGCGACAAGCTGGGTCTGTATGAGGTTAGCCGCAATGATTACGAGAAAGGCCGCTTTTCTCTGATATTTCTTGCCGCGCCGGGCGATGCCGAATCCGCCAATGGCGACAAGCGCCCCTGTCTGGAACTGACCTATAACTGGGATCCGGAAACCTACAGCGGCGGACGCAACTTCGGTCACCTGGCCTATCGCGTCGACAATATCTACGAAACCTGCCAGCGCCTGATGGACATGGGTGTGACCATCAATCGCCCACCGCGGGATGGCTACATGGCCTTTGTGCGCTCGCCGGACAATATTTCCATCGAGTTGTTGCAGAAAGGCGAACCACTCGGGCCGCAGGAGCCATGGGCCTCCATGCCAAATACCGGGGAATGGTAA
- a CDS encoding glycosyltransferase family 4 protein: MTALGTRTDGPTASNRPLNICLLGYRSHPHCGGQGIYLHYLSKALVDAGHKVDVISGQPYPELDPRVRLIKMPGLNLYEHENPTRALKPRHLLSWADFYEWFGKLTGAFAEPYTFGRRVARYLRHHGNHYDVVHDNQSLCYGLLDIEKTGIPVVATIHHPITRDRQLALDAAPDWFYRLLVRRWHSFLNMQIKVSRRLKHIVTVSKQSFDDIVEQFGVAPSQLKLIYNGIDTDIFAPQPQVVANPFQIMTTASADQPLKGLRFLLQAVALLRGRYPQLTLLVVGKLKKGGATEKLLQELKLHDCVRFVSGISNQELVEHYASSGMVVCPSLYEGFGLPAGEAMACGVPVISSDGGALPEVVGDAGIVVPAGDSGALARAIERLLSDPSLRAEMGAAGRRRIEQQFSWQVAAKHLVSFYRAIIGISAEPGMNTDVAGNGEDLQAQKNPGSSRISRTAFPSGVGNRGEAA, from the coding sequence ATGACCGCCTTGGGAACTCGTACAGACGGTCCGACGGCCAGTAACCGGCCACTGAATATCTGTTTACTCGGCTATCGCAGCCATCCCCACTGTGGTGGCCAGGGAATATATCTCCACTACCTTAGCAAGGCTCTGGTGGATGCCGGTCACAAGGTCGATGTCATTTCCGGTCAGCCCTATCCCGAACTTGATCCCCGCGTGCGTCTGATCAAGATGCCAGGGCTCAATCTGTACGAACACGAAAATCCAACCCGTGCACTAAAGCCCCGGCATTTACTCAGTTGGGCAGATTTTTACGAGTGGTTTGGCAAGTTGACCGGCGCATTCGCCGAACCGTATACCTTCGGGCGCAGAGTCGCCCGTTATCTGCGCCATCACGGGAATCACTATGACGTGGTGCACGATAACCAATCGCTGTGTTACGGACTGCTGGACATTGAAAAAACAGGGATTCCAGTAGTTGCAACCATTCATCATCCGATTACCCGCGATCGTCAGCTGGCTTTGGATGCAGCGCCGGACTGGTTCTATCGGCTGCTGGTTCGCCGTTGGCACAGTTTTCTGAATATGCAGATCAAGGTGTCCCGACGCCTGAAGCATATCGTCACTGTTTCGAAACAATCCTTTGACGATATCGTCGAGCAATTTGGCGTTGCGCCGTCGCAATTGAAGCTGATTTACAACGGTATCGATACGGACATTTTTGCCCCCCAACCTCAGGTTGTGGCCAACCCTTTCCAGATCATGACAACGGCTTCCGCGGATCAGCCGCTCAAGGGCTTGCGCTTTCTGTTGCAGGCGGTGGCACTGCTGCGCGGTCGATACCCGCAACTAACCTTGTTGGTGGTTGGCAAGCTGAAAAAGGGCGGTGCCACTGAAAAACTGTTACAAGAACTGAAACTGCACGACTGTGTGCGCTTTGTCTCCGGCATTTCCAATCAGGAATTGGTCGAGCACTACGCGTCGTCCGGGATGGTGGTTTGTCCCTCGTTGTACGAAGGATTCGGCCTGCCTGCGGGAGAGGCCATGGCCTGTGGTGTGCCGGTGATTTCCAGTGACGGCGGGGCGCTGCCGGAAGTGGTGGGCGATGCGGGTATCGTGGTGCCCGCGGGAGACAGCGGTGCGCTCGCCCGCGCCATAGAGCGCCTGTTGTCAGATCCGTCGCTGCGTGCAGAAATGGGTGCGGCTGGGCGCAGAAGAATTGAACAGCAGTTTTCCTGGCAGGTGGCCGCTAAACACCTGGTGTCGTTTTACCGGGCAATCATCGGAATTTCCGCAGAGCCTGGAATGAATACTGACGTCGCGGGCAATGGCGAAGACCTACAGGCTCAAAAAAATCCTGGCAGCTCGCGGATTTCCCGCACTGCTTTTCCCAGTGGCGTCGGCAATCGGGGGGAGGCGGCCTGA
- a CDS encoding DUF6122 family protein, whose translation MFSYLHIVLHVVVPVAIAWFFFRSEWKKAALFMLTANLVDLDHLLANPVYDPGRCSINFHPLHTMFPISFYGAMMFLPWKPVRWLGIGLITHMLLDAVDCAI comes from the coding sequence ATGTTCAGTTACCTCCATATCGTTTTACATGTCGTTGTTCCAGTGGCAATTGCCTGGTTTTTCTTCCGCAGCGAGTGGAAGAAAGCCGCATTGTTTATGCTGACCGCCAACCTGGTGGACCTGGATCACCTGCTGGCTAACCCGGTATACGATCCGGGTCGCTGCAGTATCAATTTCCACCCGCTGCACACAATGTTCCCCATCTCGTTTTACGGCGCCATGATGTTCCTGCCCTGGAAACCGGTGCGCTGGCTGGGTATCGGCCTGATTACCCATATGCTGCTGGATGCTGTCGACTGCGCAATCTGA
- a CDS encoding GntR family transcriptional regulator, which translates to MDAEFIEPQEDFRTTQERVYYQVRDALLRGQFLPGKAITIRGLAEQLNCSPMPVREALRRLTSERALELSDTRRVTVPSMTRERLDEICAARVALECQAAAQALPFVTEGELATLRALDDRVTAALKKNDIQEYVTGNLDFHFTLYRLGRPHIILSLIESLWLQTAPLQHLVFQRFGVQELPDRHQDLIEAIAQKDEQRVRTAIRQDIEEGLGSISAEELLPI; encoded by the coding sequence ATGGACGCCGAATTTATCGAGCCGCAGGAAGATTTTCGTACTACCCAGGAGCGCGTGTACTACCAGGTGCGCGACGCCTTACTGCGGGGCCAGTTTCTGCCCGGCAAGGCCATCACCATCCGCGGGCTGGCCGAGCAGTTGAACTGCAGCCCGATGCCGGTGCGCGAGGCGCTGCGCCGCCTCACCTCCGAACGCGCACTGGAGCTCTCCGATACCCGTCGGGTTACCGTGCCCAGCATGACCCGGGAACGGCTGGATGAAATCTGTGCGGCCCGCGTGGCGCTGGAATGCCAGGCGGCGGCCCAGGCGCTGCCATTTGTCACAGAGGGGGAGCTTGCGACCCTGCGGGCGCTGGATGACCGGGTCACCGCGGCGCTGAAGAAAAATGACATCCAGGAATACGTCACCGGCAACCTGGACTTCCACTTCACCCTGTATCGCCTCGGTCGCCCGCATATCATCCTGTCGCTGATCGAAAGCCTGTGGCTGCAGACAGCGCCACTCCAGCACCTGGTGTTTCAACGCTTCGGTGTACAGGAGTTGCCGGATCGCCACCAGGATCTGATTGAAGCCATCGCACAAAAAGATGAGCAGCGGGTGCGTACCGCCATTCGCCAGGATATCGAAGAAGGCCTGGGTTCTATTTCTGCAGAAGAGTTGTTGCCGATTTGA